Sequence from the Lysobacter capsici genome:
CCGAGAAACGCACCACTTCCAGCAAGGAACCGGCGCTGGCCTTGGGCACCGGCGCGCGTTCGGCGACGATGAAATGACGGTACTGCTGACTCTCGCCGAGCTTCCACGCGATCCGCGCGTCCTTGGGATTTTCCAGCACCAGCAGATGCCGGTACGGCGCCAGCACCGCCTCGACCGCGACCGACCACTGCGGATCGGCGATCTCGACCAGTTCGGTCAGCACCTGATGCTTGATGCCGGCCTGTTCGAGCCCGGCGCGGAAGTCGCGTTCGAACGGCTCGACGATGCGCCCGCCGCCGCTGAGCGCGGCGGTCTGCGCGGAAATCTCGCCGCTACGCTTGCGGTCGCGCTCGGCTTCCAGCTTCAACTCGGCCTGGCGGCGGCGTCCGCTTTCGACGCTGGCGCTGAGCGCCTCGACGTCGATCGCGCCGCGCTGAGCCTGCAGGCGCGCCAGTTCGTCGCGACGCTTGACCAGCATCTCGGCATCGCGCGCAGCGTCGCGCGCCTGGGTGAAGGCCTGCTCGCTCGCGGTCACCTGACGGCGCGCTTCGCGCATCGCTTCTTGCAGCACGTCGCGGCCGGTCGCGGCGATCGCGTCGTCGGCGCGCATCTCCTCGAGGATCCGCTCGCGTTCGCGCAGCGCGCGGCGCAGCCCGGTCAGACGCGGCTTGGCGCCTTCGATCGCCACGCGCTGATCGGCCAGTTCGACCTTCGGCGCGATTTCGCTTTCCAGGCGATGGCGCTGATTGCGCAGCGCATTGCCTTCCTCGAACGAACGCACGTCGGCCTTGGCCGATTCCAGGCGCAGGTGCAGGCCGGCTAGGTCCTGGCCGAGCTGCTGTAATTCCTTTTCGACATCGAACTGCTCGGTGCGCGCGCGCTGGTAGTCGTCGAGCACCGCCTTGTCTTCGAACACGTCGAAGATCAGTTGCAGCAGATCGCGCGGCGAGTACTGGCAGAGTTTGTCGGTCGCGCCTTGCTCGAGGGTGAGCACGCGGCAGATCGCGCGGGTCAGCCCGGCGCCGGCCAGACGCACGCGGTAATCGCGCACGCCGAGCCAATCACCGCCTTGTTCGAGCGTTTCCACCGGGGTGTCGCCGGCGACGATCTGGTAATCGCGGCTCCAGTCGCCGCCGCGCTTGCGGATGCGGCAGGCCAGCGTGACCACGTCGTCCTTGATCGGGAAGAACGGCCGGCCGCCGCGTTTGTCAGGGCGGTTGCTGACCACCGCGCGCAGCCATGCGTACGGCTTGCCGTTGTGGCGCAGATAGGTCTTGTAGTCGCGCGCGGTGTCGCGGTCTTCGATCGCCAGCAAGGTGCGCAGCGCGTCGAGCAACGTCGTCTTGCCCGAGCCGTTGGGACCGACCACGGTGACGATGGACGCGTCCAGCGGCAACTGGAAACGCTGCCAGTAATCCCAGTGGACGACTTCGAGGGAGCGGAACTCAAACATCGGCCGCGGCCTCCTGGTTTTGCTTGGATGGGGTGTCGGGGTTTGCGTCGGTCGCGTCGGTGTCGTCGCTTACCGCGATCGCTTCGGCGTCGCCGCTTTCGGCGGCGAAAGCCCCGACTTCGTCGTCGGCGATCTCATCGGCCTGCAACGGCGGCAACGGATCCATCGCATCGCCGTCGCCGTCGTCGAACACCGCGCCGATTCCCGATTCCCCACTCCCGATTCCCGGCTCCCCATGCGTCTGCGCATACGTATCCAGGTCGGAATAAATCCCCGCCTCGATATCCGCCAGCAACGCCGCATCGGCCTGCGCCTCGGCCTCGGTCTCGCCTT
This genomic interval carries:
- a CDS encoding AAA family ATPase, producing MFEFRSLEVVHWDYWQRFQLPLDASIVTVVGPNGSGKTTLLDALRTLLAIEDRDTARDYKTYLRHNGKPYAWLRAVVSNRPDKRGGRPFFPIKDDVVTLACRIRKRGGDWSRDYQIVAGDTPVETLEQGGDWLGVRDYRVRLAGAGLTRAICRVLTLEQGATDKLCQYSPRDLLQLIFDVFEDKAVLDDYQRARTEQFDVEKELQQLGQDLAGLHLRLESAKADVRSFEEGNALRNQRHRLESEIAPKVELADQRVAIEGAKPRLTGLRRALRERERILEEMRADDAIAATGRDVLQEAMREARRQVTASEQAFTQARDAARDAEMLVKRRDELARLQAQRGAIDVEALSASVESGRRRQAELKLEAERDRKRSGEISAQTAALSGGGRIVEPFERDFRAGLEQAGIKHQVLTELVEIADPQWSVAVEAVLAPYRHLLVLENPKDARIAWKLGESQQYRHFIVAERAPVPKASAGSLLEVVRFSADPPAWLPRQLDRIRRVTDIEHGARLPAGQDWITQKGYLRESRGGRHIGGNQHHFGSGARQSHLAELRAELATITQRAQSREAELHELSQRVDADQSRLMGLDAAQELVTRANEFADAQARLPELAEAAAEAAAALAQARAKIDEAAEQDKAEGIAAAKRQGQIDALARELRERGQQIHGERQSLIQRILDYRRKRALMPDAWRSPAALAAARAEYESTSAVRREIERMDDRLERGGFVSDESCVPLRDKIGADHDELESSIGRREAHLDRAKRLTEEARGAYINVLRATVRRYKKNLAALGDLAGIGVDADMPELANDDVTLAQAGLSVRFDFDRKGWIGLDDGEASGGQQVMKSLLLLVALLRDEDQPGGFVFIDEPFAHLDVFNIEKVGRFLRATDAQYILTTPITHNLNVFEPSDLVLATSKRRGGNPWAEAVAVLKRKCEDNKAA